In Phyllobacterium zundukense, one DNA window encodes the following:
- a CDS encoding DUF1330 domain-containing protein, with protein sequence MAKGYWIARVDVRDAERYKDYVSTAKPAFEKYGANFLARGGSYHVLEGQARARNVVIEFPSVQAAVDCYNSPEYQAAKAIRITVADAEMLVVEGV encoded by the coding sequence ATGGCCAAGGGATATTGGATTGCACGCGTCGATGTGAGGGATGCGGAACGCTACAAGGACTATGTATCGACGGCCAAACCTGCCTTCGAAAAGTACGGTGCCAACTTTCTCGCCCGGGGCGGGTCGTACCATGTGCTCGAAGGTCAGGCGCGCGCCCGCAACGTCGTCATCGAATTTCCATCGGTGCAAGCCGCGGTCGATTGCTACAACTCGCCCGAATATCAGGCGGCAAAGGCGATCCGCATCACTGTTGCTGATGCGGAAATGCTGGTTGTCGAAGGGGTCTGA
- the pmtA gene encoding phospholipid N-methyltransferase PmtA: MSRPLGKKLAEKFGEEIRFFKGWMHGPKAVGSILPTSSITARRMASVVNPHSGLPVLELGPGTGVITRAILGRGVAPSDLYSVEYSSDFAEHLREDFPGVNIIEGDAFNLDATLGDKRDQKFDSVVSAVPLLNFPVGERVKIIEDLLRRIPHGRPIVQITYGPMSPVPAGRGNYKIEHLDFIIRNVPPARLWVYRRVD; the protein is encoded by the coding sequence ATGTCACGACCATTGGGGAAGAAACTGGCCGAGAAGTTTGGCGAGGAAATTCGATTCTTCAAGGGATGGATGCATGGCCCGAAGGCTGTCGGCTCGATTCTGCCGACAAGTTCCATCACCGCGCGCCGCATGGCCAGCGTCGTCAATCCGCATTCAGGCCTCCCGGTCCTTGAGCTTGGACCTGGTACCGGCGTCATTACCCGCGCAATTCTGGGTCGCGGCGTTGCTCCCTCCGATCTTTACAGCGTCGAGTATTCCTCGGATTTTGCCGAGCATTTGCGCGAGGATTTCCCCGGCGTGAATATCATCGAGGGCGACGCCTTCAATCTGGATGCGACGCTTGGTGACAAGCGCGACCAGAAGTTCGATTCGGTCGTCTCTGCGGTTCCGCTTCTGAATTTTCCCGTCGGCGAGCGCGTCAAGATCATTGAGGACCTGCTCCGCCGCATTCCGCATGGCCGGCCCATCGTCCAGATCACCTATGGACCCATGTCACCGGTTCCGGCAGGTCGCGGTAATTACAAGATCGAACACCTCGATTTCATCATTCGCAACGTCCCGCCAGCCCGGTTGTGGGTCTACCGCCGGGTCGATTGA
- a CDS encoding NADPH-dependent FMN reductase, translated as MLPKILVFAGSNRTGAYSKQVANVAAKTLADLGAEVTRIALIDYPLPIMDQDHEKEKGIPENAMKLGRLFAAHNAILIASPEYNSSIPPLLKNTIDWVSRISKDGEKPLKPYAGKVVALCSSSEGNFGGARGLYHLRSVLMNVGTQIITEQCSVIHAHEAFAEDGSFRDERTAKSMQRVCQSLIDHARVSILPA; from the coding sequence ATGCTGCCGAAGATTCTCGTTTTTGCAGGTTCAAATCGCACCGGTGCCTATAGCAAACAGGTGGCCAATGTGGCTGCAAAGACCTTGGCGGATCTTGGCGCGGAGGTGACGCGCATTGCACTGATCGATTATCCGCTGCCGATCATGGATCAGGATCACGAAAAGGAAAAAGGCATCCCGGAGAATGCCATGAAGCTGGGCCGGTTGTTTGCTGCCCACAACGCCATTCTGATCGCATCACCGGAATATAACTCCTCCATCCCACCGCTGCTGAAGAACACCATCGACTGGGTCAGCCGCATCTCGAAGGATGGCGAGAAGCCTTTGAAGCCCTATGCCGGCAAGGTTGTCGCGCTGTGTTCCTCATCGGAAGGCAATTTCGGCGGGGCTCGGGGCCTCTATCATTTGCGCTCCGTGCTGATGAATGTCGGAACCCAGATCATCACCGAGCAATGCTCGGTCATCCACGCCCATGAGGCTTTTGCGGAGGATGGCTCCTTCCGGGACGAGCGCACCGCGAAATCGATGCAGCGGGTCTGCCAGTCGTTGATTGACCATGCCCGAGTGTCGATACTCCCCGCCTAA
- the pyrF gene encoding orotidine-5'-phosphate decarboxylase, whose protein sequence is MTDAALRERLIVGLDVPTLKAAEQVVSELGDTVSFYKIGYQLAFAGGLGFASELASSGKKVFLDMKLLDIDNTVAKGVENIVKMGVSMLTLHAYPKAMKAAVEAARGSDLCLLGVTVLTSMDQQDMIDAGYEHDPHTLVLIRAEQALHAGMGGIVCAATEAAAVRKIVGPSLAIVTPGIRPIGADAGDQKRVMTPADALRSGASHLVVGRPVVGASDRKASAEAILAEMTNA, encoded by the coding sequence ATGACGGATGCGGCTTTGCGCGAGCGCCTGATCGTCGGCCTTGATGTGCCGACACTCAAGGCTGCGGAACAGGTTGTCAGCGAACTCGGCGATACGGTGTCGTTCTACAAGATCGGCTATCAGCTGGCATTCGCCGGGGGCCTTGGGTTTGCCAGCGAGCTCGCCAGCTCAGGCAAGAAAGTCTTTCTCGACATGAAGCTGCTCGATATCGACAACACTGTCGCCAAGGGCGTTGAGAACATCGTCAAGATGGGCGTTTCCATGCTGACCCTGCATGCCTATCCCAAGGCGATGAAGGCCGCGGTCGAAGCGGCGCGAGGGTCGGACCTTTGCCTGCTTGGCGTGACAGTCCTGACCTCGATGGACCAGCAGGACATGATCGATGCGGGCTATGAGCACGACCCGCATACCCTGGTCCTGATCCGGGCCGAACAGGCGCTTCATGCGGGGATGGGCGGGATCGTCTGTGCGGCAACCGAAGCCGCTGCGGTGCGCAAGATCGTTGGCCCAAGCCTGGCTATCGTCACTCCTGGCATTCGACCAATCGGTGCCGATGCCGGCGATCAGAAGCGTGTCATGACACCCGCCGATGCGCTGCGTTCGGGCGCCAGCCACCTGGTGGTCGGGCGGCCGGTCGTCGGTGCTTCAGATCGCAAGGCTTCCGCCGAGGCGATCCTCGCGGAAATGACAAACGCCTGA
- the dnaJ gene encoding molecular chaperone DnaJ, translated as MKADYYETLGVARSADEKELKSAFRKLAMQFHPDKNPGDADAEHRFKEIGEAYETLKDPQKRAAYDRFGHAAFENGGMNGGGGGFGGAGGFADIFEDIFGEMMGGGRQRRSGGRERGADLRYNMEITLEEAYTGKTAQIRVPTSITCDECSGSGAKIGTSPVTCTTCSGSGRVRAAQGFFSIERTCPTCHGRGQIIKDPCSKCSGQGRITEERALSVNIPAGIEDGTRIRLTGEGEAGLRGGPSGDLYIFLSLKPHEFFQRDGADLYCKVPISMTTAALGGQFEVATLDGTQTRVKIPDGTQNAKQFRLKGKGMPVLRQPAMGDLYIQIAIETPQNLNKRQRELLEEFERMSSQDNSPQSSGFFARMKDFFEGLSE; from the coding sequence ATGAAGGCTGACTATTACGAAACCCTCGGCGTAGCGAGAAGCGCTGATGAGAAAGAGCTCAAGAGCGCTTTCCGTAAACTGGCGATGCAATTTCACCCAGACAAGAATCCGGGCGACGCTGATGCCGAGCACAGGTTCAAGGAAATCGGCGAGGCCTATGAAACGCTGAAGGATCCGCAGAAGCGTGCGGCCTATGACCGGTTCGGTCATGCTGCCTTCGAGAACGGCGGCATGAATGGCGGCGGCGGTGGATTTGGCGGTGCCGGCGGGTTTGCCGATATTTTCGAAGACATTTTTGGCGAGATGATGGGTGGTGGCCGCCAGCGCCGTTCCGGTGGCCGCGAACGCGGTGCGGACCTGCGCTACAACATGGAAATCACGCTGGAAGAAGCCTATACCGGCAAGACGGCGCAAATCCGGGTACCAACCTCGATTACCTGTGACGAATGCTCGGGAAGCGGGGCCAAGATTGGCACCTCCCCTGTCACCTGCACCACCTGTAGCGGCTCGGGCCGCGTGCGCGCCGCGCAGGGCTTCTTCTCGATCGAACGTACCTGCCCGACCTGCCATGGCCGGGGCCAGATCATCAAGGACCCCTGCTCGAAGTGCAGCGGCCAAGGCCGGATCACCGAAGAGCGCGCGCTTTCTGTCAACATTCCAGCCGGCATCGAAGACGGTACCCGCATTCGTTTGACTGGCGAAGGCGAAGCAGGCCTGCGTGGCGGACCGTCAGGTGATCTGTATATTTTCCTGTCACTGAAGCCGCATGAGTTCTTCCAGCGCGATGGTGCGGACCTCTATTGCAAGGTTCCGATCTCGATGACGACAGCCGCCCTGGGCGGACAATTCGAAGTGGCGACGCTCGATGGCACGCAGACGCGGGTTAAAATCCCCGATGGCACCCAGAACGCCAAGCAATTCCGCCTGAAGGGCAAGGGCATGCCAGTATTGCGCCAGCCCGCCATGGGCGACCTCTATATTCAGATCGCTATCGAAACACCGCAGAATCTGAACAAGCGTCAGCGTGAACTTCTCGAGGAGTTCGAACGCATGTCGTCGCAGGATAACAGCCCGCAATCGTCAGGTTTCTTTGCCCGCATGAAGGACTTCTTCGAGGGGCTAAGCGAGTAA